From Streptomyces sp. TLI_053, a single genomic window includes:
- a CDS encoding DUF3592 domain-containing protein encodes METTTATAGGAILALFGGALLLWCAAEARLRHRIRRRGLPAVATVLPESDVHGALDSAPLLSFATRPVPGGRTGGAPGAEAAGELVLTRPRGHTPLRRPAHLVPGGSVRIAYDPHRPARAVLLAEEAGPRPLVADLLWTALGLGCLAAGAVLLLAAA; translated from the coding sequence GTGGAAACGACGACGGCGACGGCGGGTGGAGCGATACTCGCCCTCTTCGGCGGCGCACTCCTGCTCTGGTGCGCCGCCGAAGCGCGCTTGCGCCACCGGATCCGGCGCCGCGGGCTCCCGGCGGTCGCCACCGTGCTCCCGGAGTCCGACGTCCACGGGGCGCTCGACAGCGCACCGCTGCTCTCCTTCGCCACCCGCCCGGTCCCCGGCGGTCGCACCGGGGGCGCGCCGGGTGCCGAGGCGGCCGGTGAGCTGGTGCTGACCCGGCCCCGGGGCCACACCCCGCTGCGCCGCCCGGCCCATCTCGTACCGGGCGGTTCGGTACGGATCGCCTACGATCCGCACCGTCCCGCTCGAGCGGTGCTGCTGGCGGAGGAAGCCGGCCCCCGGCCACTGGTGGCCGACCTGCTGTGGACGGCGCTCGGCCTCGGCTGCCTGGCCGCCGGAGCCGTCCTGCTCCTCGCCGCCGCCTAG
- a CDS encoding DNA polymerase III subunit delta' has translation MAVWDDLVGQERVVEQLTGAARAAGAIVDAGRGTEPVSGANASLMTHAWLFTGPPGAGQITAARAFAAALQCTSPDLALGGTPGCGFCDGCHTVLAGSHADVKYVRTDGLSIGVGDMRDLVLRASSYPTGGRWSVILVDAAHRLTEAAANALLKGVEEPSPRTVWLLCAPSVQDVLPTIRSRCRLLVLRTPAAEAVADMLVRRDGVDPNTARLAALAGQGDIERSRRLAVDEQARSRRTEVLRIPLEVGDIGGCLAAAQRLVDTAKADAEALADTRDSKETDDLRAVYGAAEGGKAPRGMAGAVKELEKRQKSRATRTRRETLGVALLDLLGFYRDVLAIQLGSTGALANEDQRQALDRIAQAGPPESTLRRIEAILACRVALDRNVDPLLAVEAMTVALRAG, from the coding sequence GTGGCCGTCTGGGACGACCTGGTGGGCCAGGAGCGGGTGGTCGAGCAGCTGACCGGCGCCGCCCGGGCGGCCGGGGCGATCGTCGATGCCGGGCGCGGCACCGAGCCGGTGTCCGGCGCGAACGCCTCGCTGATGACGCACGCCTGGCTGTTCACCGGACCTCCCGGGGCCGGCCAGATCACCGCCGCGCGGGCCTTCGCCGCCGCGCTTCAGTGCACCAGCCCCGACCTCGCGCTCGGCGGCACCCCCGGCTGCGGCTTCTGCGACGGCTGCCACACCGTGCTCGCGGGCAGCCACGCCGACGTGAAGTACGTCCGCACCGACGGCCTGTCCATCGGCGTCGGCGACATGCGCGACCTCGTCCTGCGCGCCTCCAGCTACCCCACCGGCGGCCGCTGGTCGGTGATCCTGGTCGACGCCGCCCACCGGCTCACCGAGGCCGCCGCCAACGCGCTGCTCAAGGGCGTCGAGGAGCCCTCCCCGCGCACCGTCTGGCTGCTCTGCGCCCCCTCCGTCCAGGACGTGCTGCCGACCATCCGCTCCCGCTGCCGGCTGCTGGTGCTGCGCACCCCGGCCGCCGAGGCGGTCGCCGACATGCTGGTGCGGCGCGACGGCGTCGATCCGAACACCGCCCGGCTGGCCGCGCTGGCCGGGCAGGGCGACATCGAGCGTTCGCGTCGGCTGGCCGTCGACGAGCAGGCCCGGTCGCGGCGCACCGAGGTGCTGCGGATCCCGCTGGAGGTCGGCGACATCGGCGGCTGCCTGGCCGCCGCCCAGCGCCTGGTCGACACCGCCAAGGCCGACGCCGAGGCGCTCGCCGACACCCGGGACAGCAAGGAGACCGACGACCTCAGGGCCGTGTACGGCGCGGCCGAGGGCGGCAAGGCGCCGCGCGGTATGGCCGGCGCGGTCAAGGAACTCGAGAAGCGGCAGAAGAGCCGGGCCACCCGCACCCGCCGCGAGACCCTCGGTGTCGCCCTGCTGGACCTGCTCGGCTTCTACCGGGACGTGCTGGCGATCCAGCTCGGTTCGACCGGCGCGCTCGCCAACGAGGACCAGCGGCAGGCGCTCGACCGGATCGCCCAGGCCGGTCCGCCGGAGTCGACCCTGCGCCGGATCGAGGCGATCCTCGCCTGCCGGGTGGCCCTGGACCGCAACGTCGATCCGCTGCTGGCCGTCGAGGCGATGACGGTGGCACTGCGCGCGGGCTGA
- a CDS encoding methyltransferase, whose translation MISSPVLDPTRLARLREALLAASYTADGCLDLLGPTGYAALARSEAVPALRATRGGSPLETLVRLFLLQQPVPYPAAAAALPVEDCLADGWLRPDGDSVRATVDVRPYANEVSGLPSSDAWVVSDLGCAVGGAGGIGSGETAHGVARKDLVLGVGGASTTLANITVRRPVRSVLDLGSGSGVQALHAARHAQRVTATDLNGRALRFTELTLALSGFDNTETAAGSLFEPVGERRFDLIVSNPPFVISPGGRFTYRDGGMAGDDLCRSLVRSAADHLEPGGHCQLLANWQHVKGEDWQDRLAGWVAGTGLDAWIVQREVQDVAQYAELWLRDGGDHRGAGDDYQARYGEWLDAFEAGRVEGIGFGWITLRASGAERPTVRVEEWPHPVEQPLGPHIEEWFDRQDFLRTHDDAGLLAARYVLADEVVQEQVGAPGAEDPEHVVLRHNRGMRRATKVDTVGAGFVGVCDGTLSAGEIVDAIARLLGEDRVVLRDRVPESLRLLTEQGFIRPAP comes from the coding sequence GTGATCAGTAGCCCCGTTCTCGACCCGACCCGCCTCGCCAGACTGCGCGAGGCGCTGCTCGCCGCCTCGTACACCGCCGACGGCTGCCTGGACCTGCTCGGGCCCACCGGGTACGCGGCGCTGGCCCGCAGCGAGGCGGTGCCCGCGCTGCGGGCGACCCGTGGCGGCAGCCCGCTGGAGACGCTGGTGCGGCTCTTCCTGCTGCAGCAGCCCGTGCCCTACCCGGCGGCCGCCGCCGCGCTGCCGGTGGAGGACTGCCTGGCCGACGGCTGGCTGCGCCCGGACGGCGACTCGGTGCGCGCCACGGTGGACGTCCGGCCCTATGCGAACGAGGTGTCCGGGCTGCCGAGTTCGGACGCCTGGGTGGTCTCCGACCTGGGCTGCGCGGTCGGCGGCGCGGGCGGCATCGGCTCCGGGGAGACCGCGCACGGGGTGGCCCGCAAGGACCTCGTGCTCGGGGTGGGCGGCGCGTCCACCACGCTGGCCAACATCACGGTGCGCCGGCCGGTCCGCTCGGTGCTGGACCTCGGTTCGGGCTCGGGCGTGCAGGCGCTGCACGCCGCCCGGCACGCCCAGCGGGTGACCGCCACCGACCTCAACGGGCGGGCGCTGCGCTTCACCGAGCTGACCCTGGCGCTGTCCGGTTTCGACAACACGGAGACCGCCGCCGGCAGCCTCTTCGAGCCGGTGGGGGAGCGGCGGTTCGACCTGATCGTCTCCAATCCGCCCTTCGTGATCTCGCCGGGCGGGCGGTTCACCTACCGGGACGGCGGGATGGCCGGCGACGACCTGTGCCGCAGCCTGGTCCGCTCGGCCGCCGACCACCTGGAGCCGGGCGGGCACTGCCAGCTGCTGGCCAACTGGCAGCACGTCAAGGGCGAGGACTGGCAGGACCGGCTGGCCGGCTGGGTGGCCGGGACCGGGCTGGACGCCTGGATCGTCCAGCGCGAGGTGCAGGACGTGGCCCAGTACGCGGAGCTGTGGCTCCGCGACGGCGGAGACCACCGCGGTGCCGGCGACGACTACCAGGCCCGGTACGGGGAGTGGTTGGACGCCTTCGAGGCCGGCCGGGTCGAGGGCATCGGATTCGGCTGGATCACCCTGCGTGCGAGCGGCGCCGAGCGTCCGACGGTCCGGGTGGAGGAGTGGCCGCACCCGGTGGAGCAGCCGTTGGGCCCGCACATCGAGGAGTGGTTCGACCGGCAGGACTTCCTGCGCACCCACGACGACGCGGGCCTGCTGGCGGCGCGGTACGTGCTGGCCGACGAGGTGGTCCAGGAGCAGGTGGGCGCCCCGGGGGCGGAGGACCCGGAGCACGTGGTGCTGCGCCACAACCGCGGGATGCGGCGGGCCACCAAGGTGGACACGGTGGGTGCGGGCTTCGTCGGGGTCTGCGACGGGACGCTGTCGGCGGGCGAGATCGTCGACGCGATCGCTCGGCTGCTGGGCGAGGACCGGGTGGTGCTGCGCGACCGGGTGCCGGAGTCGCTGCGGCTGCTCACCGAGCAGGGGTTCATCCGGCCCGCGCCCTGA
- the topA gene encoding type I DNA topoisomerase, with the protein MSPSSETAHGQRLVIVESPAKAKTIKGYLGPGYIVEASVGHIRDLPSTAAEVPDKYTGEVRRLGVDVDHDFAPIYVVNADKKSQVSKLKSLLAESDELFLATDEDREGEAIAWHLQQVLKPKVPVHRMVFHEITKAAIQEAVANPRELNQRLVDAQETRRILDRLYGFEVSPVLWKKVMPKLSAGRVQSVATRLVVERERERMAFRSASYWDLVGTFGTGRTAADAANPENFGARLSSVDGKRIASGRDFGQDGRLKAGSANTLHLDEQAARALAAALEQTAFSVRGVESKPYRRSPYAPFRTTTLQQEASRKLGFGAKRTMQVAQKLYENGFITYMRTDSTTLSETAINAARAQVTQLYGADYLPDAPRTYASKVKNAQEAHEAVRPSGDRFRTPAETGLAGDDFRLYELIWMRTVASQMKDAVGQSVTVKVGGRAADGRDAEFSASGKIITFHGFLKAYVEGADDPNAELDDRERRLPQVTEGDPLAAEQLTPEGHATKPPARYTEASLVKELEDREIGRPSTYASIIDTIIGRRYVFKKGTALVPSFLSFAVVNLLEKHFGRLVDYDFTAKMEDDLDRIAAGEAKSVPWLKRFYFGEGTGEGLIAGGAAEAGNGDGDHLGGLKELVTDLGAIDAREISSFRISDDITLRVGRYGPYVERASAVEGEPGQRADIPDELPPDELTVELAEELLARPSGDFELGPDPVSGNMLVAKDGRYGPYVTEILPEGTPKTGKNAVKPRTASLFKTMSPDTVTLDEALKLLSLPRVVGVDQDGVEITAQNGRYGPYLKRGTDSRSLTGEEQLFTVTLEEALAIYAQPKQRGRAAAAPPLKELGTDPVSERPVVVKDGRFGPYVTDGETNATLRKDDEVETITPERGYELLAEKRARGPVKKTAKKAPAKKAAAKKTATKTAAKKTTAAAKTAAKKTTTVKKAATKTAAAKTAASKSTATDEG; encoded by the coding sequence GTGTCCCCGAGCAGCGAGACCGCGCACGGACAGCGACTCGTCATTGTCGAGTCGCCGGCCAAGGCGAAGACGATCAAGGGCTACCTTGGCCCCGGCTACATCGTCGAGGCGAGCGTCGGACACATTCGCGACCTCCCGAGCACGGCCGCCGAGGTCCCGGACAAGTACACCGGCGAGGTGCGCCGCCTCGGGGTGGACGTGGACCACGACTTCGCCCCGATCTACGTGGTCAACGCGGACAAGAAGTCCCAGGTCAGCAAGTTGAAGTCGCTCCTCGCGGAGTCCGACGAGCTCTTCCTCGCCACCGATGAGGACCGCGAGGGCGAGGCCATCGCGTGGCACCTCCAGCAGGTGCTCAAGCCCAAGGTGCCGGTGCACCGCATGGTGTTCCACGAGATCACCAAGGCCGCCATCCAGGAGGCCGTGGCCAACCCGCGCGAGCTGAACCAGCGCCTGGTCGACGCCCAGGAGACCCGCCGCATCCTCGACCGCCTGTACGGCTTCGAGGTCTCGCCGGTGCTCTGGAAGAAGGTCATGCCGAAGCTTTCGGCGGGCCGGGTGCAGTCCGTGGCGACCCGGCTGGTGGTCGAGCGCGAGCGGGAGCGGATGGCGTTCCGCTCGGCCTCGTACTGGGACCTGGTCGGCACCTTCGGCACCGGCCGCACCGCGGCCGACGCCGCCAACCCGGAGAACTTCGGCGCCCGGTTGTCCTCCGTCGACGGCAAGCGGATCGCCAGCGGCCGCGACTTCGGCCAGGACGGCCGGCTCAAGGCGGGCAGCGCCAACACCCTGCACCTGGACGAGCAGGCCGCCCGCGCGCTGGCCGCCGCCCTGGAGCAGACCGCGTTCTCGGTGCGCGGGGTCGAGTCCAAGCCGTACCGCCGCTCCCCGTACGCGCCGTTCCGCACCACCACGCTCCAGCAGGAGGCCAGCCGCAAGCTGGGCTTCGGCGCCAAGCGGACCATGCAGGTGGCCCAGAAGCTGTACGAGAACGGCTTCATCACCTACATGCGTACCGACTCCACCACGCTGTCGGAGACGGCGATCAACGCCGCCCGGGCGCAGGTCACCCAGCTGTACGGCGCCGACTACCTGCCGGACGCGCCCCGCACCTACGCCTCCAAGGTGAAGAACGCCCAGGAGGCGCACGAGGCCGTCCGCCCGTCCGGCGACCGCTTCCGCACCCCGGCCGAGACCGGCCTGGCCGGCGACGACTTCAGGCTCTACGAGCTGATCTGGATGCGCACCGTCGCCTCCCAGATGAAGGACGCGGTCGGCCAGTCGGTCACCGTGAAGGTGGGCGGCCGGGCCGCCGACGGCCGGGACGCCGAGTTCTCCGCCTCCGGCAAGATCATCACCTTCCACGGCTTCCTCAAGGCCTACGTCGAGGGCGCCGACGACCCGAACGCCGAGCTGGACGACCGCGAGCGCCGGCTGCCGCAGGTCACCGAGGGCGACCCGCTGGCCGCCGAGCAGCTCACCCCCGAGGGCCACGCGACCAAGCCCCCGGCCCGCTACACCGAGGCCTCGCTGGTCAAGGAGCTGGAGGACCGGGAGATCGGCCGCCCCTCCACCTACGCCTCGATCATCGACACCATCATCGGCCGCCGGTACGTCTTCAAGAAGGGGACGGCGCTGGTGCCGTCGTTCCTCTCCTTCGCCGTGGTCAACCTGCTGGAGAAGCACTTCGGCCGACTGGTCGACTACGACTTCACCGCGAAGATGGAGGACGACCTCGACCGGATCGCCGCCGGCGAGGCGAAGTCCGTGCCGTGGCTGAAGCGCTTCTACTTCGGCGAGGGCACCGGCGAGGGCCTGATCGCGGGCGGCGCCGCCGAGGCCGGCAACGGCGACGGCGACCACCTCGGCGGTCTGAAGGAACTCGTCACCGACCTCGGCGCGATCGACGCCCGGGAGATCAGCTCGTTCCGGATCAGCGACGACATCACCCTCCGGGTCGGCCGCTACGGCCCCTACGTGGAGCGCGCCTCCGCCGTCGAGGGCGAGCCCGGCCAGCGTGCCGACATCCCGGACGAGCTGCCGCCGGACGAGCTGACCGTCGAACTCGCCGAGGAGCTGCTGGCCCGGCCCAGCGGTGACTTCGAGCTCGGCCCGGACCCGGTCTCCGGCAACATGCTGGTCGCCAAGGACGGCCGCTACGGCCCGTACGTCACCGAGATCCTGCCCGAGGGCACGCCCAAGACCGGCAAGAACGCGGTCAAGCCGCGGACCGCCTCGCTGTTCAAGACGATGTCGCCGGACACCGTCACCCTGGACGAGGCGCTGAAGCTGCTCTCGCTGCCGCGGGTGGTCGGTGTCGACCAGGACGGCGTGGAGATCACCGCGCAGAACGGCCGCTACGGTCCGTACCTCAAGCGCGGCACCGACTCCCGCTCGCTCACCGGCGAGGAGCAGCTGTTCACGGTCACGCTGGAGGAGGCGCTGGCGATCTACGCCCAGCCCAAGCAGCGCGGCCGGGCTGCCGCCGCCCCGCCGCTCAAGGAGCTGGGCACCGACCCGGTCAGCGAGCGCCCGGTGGTGGTCAAGGACGGCCGGTTCGGCCCGTACGTGACGGACGGCGAGACCAACGCCACGCTCCGCAAGGACGACGAGGTCGAGACCATCACGCCCGAGCGCGGCTACGAGCTGCTCGCCGAGAAGCGGGCGCGCGGGCCGGTGAAGAAGACCGCGAAGAAGGCCCCGGCGAAGAAGGCGGCGGCCAAGAAGACCGCGACGAAGACCGCGGCCAAGAAGACCACCGCGGCGGCCAAGACGGCGGCGAAGAAGACCACTACCGTGAAGAAGGCCGCCACCAAGACGGCGGCGGCCAAGACGGCCGCGAGCAAGTCCACCGCCACCGACGAGGGCTGA
- the tmk gene encoding dTMP kinase, producing MTSEEQPTPSAAAAGPGGTPDLPEVAPAGTAGERIRALLRLRPYRRLWTTQLIGGTADRLGLLVLLMLTVIAAVLGGQFGDLPRSLAFAVAAVLATRLAATGLVGAALLGPVHGLLTGRLDRRWTLFGADVLRVVLIGVAPWWIVWLGSGPEPSGAATWVLLATVFLTGAAERVWAIAKAAAVPALLPPVDPYAPAGERRPSAANLATVRTLDHRTGWAALPLGAGALVLLTLLNNVFAALGSDWLRAHQTTFAALGAAALFAVSATRVYLQELPGGPVRVPPASPLRGLRAPTDATPGPALAKGRTGAAPYFTFAVSAGYATMAGVAALALLTAVEHRAGPIGYGMLVLAATGVPALGIRITRAVLPTLSRRRLLVLALLTEGVALVLAGLVLDFVLLLLLTVLAALAAGVVISTGRSLLALEVEEARLPKVTEHLYAVLRVVVGTALVGLPLIAAAYGDVQYGALEPGSFTFVHGGAALAVGTAGLLTLVLAAVVLLRTDDRRGTVPFGRDLVDSVRGATGPAPHRAGTGFFIALEGGDGAGKSTQAQALAEWIRGKGHEVVLTREPGGSPIGQRLRSLVLDVGNTGLSHRAEALIYAADRAEHVENVIRPALARGAVVITDRYMDSSIAYQGAGRDLAATEVARISRWATGGLLPDLTVVLDVDPTRARERFTEALDRLESEPTEFHQRVRSGFLALAAADPARYLVVDGSQAPGIVTTSVRHRLDRELPLSEQEKAARAEQERKAAEEARRRAEEEARRRAEEEAAERKRQEVLAQLRAEQAEKERLAEEEAERVAAEAARKAAEEARLRAEEEARKRAEEEAKRRAEEEARRAVEEAERKRLAEEAAARAELQRQRELAREEQRRRAEEALQRAEEARLAQAAALAAAAAAAAEAAQRAERAGPGGDVRGAAGAGPDDAVTTELRVVKDSGPSDRRDGGDATRELPLLGGGAAGRSGGAAGGVADVAETAVLPVVPADETAVLPRIPADETAVLPRVPAEDADRTAVLPKVEPGRAGDRVAPGQVPPGAAPSGQVPPGLWRDDRPGGGTRPAPAERPVDSTRELPVVDPQQEQPAADPRPRPDWAEETPLDDLPSLTDTLLGTREEWASWGQGGQGGQSAPSGPTGHVGPAGPGAGDGRRDAGQDDGKGKGRRWGRRS from the coding sequence ATGACGAGCGAGGAGCAGCCCACCCCCAGCGCCGCGGCGGCCGGACCGGGCGGCACGCCCGACCTGCCCGAGGTCGCGCCTGCCGGGACCGCTGGCGAGCGGATCCGGGCGCTGCTGCGGCTGCGCCCCTACCGGCGCCTGTGGACCACCCAGCTGATCGGCGGCACCGCCGACCGGCTCGGCCTGCTGGTGCTGCTGATGCTCACGGTGATCGCCGCCGTGCTCGGCGGGCAGTTCGGCGACCTGCCGCGCAGCCTCGCCTTCGCGGTCGCCGCCGTGCTCGCCACCCGGTTGGCCGCCACCGGGCTGGTCGGCGCCGCCCTGCTCGGCCCGGTGCACGGACTGCTCACCGGCCGGCTCGACCGGCGCTGGACGCTGTTCGGCGCCGATGTGCTGCGCGTCGTGCTGATCGGCGTCGCCCCGTGGTGGATCGTCTGGCTGGGCTCCGGCCCCGAGCCCTCCGGCGCCGCGACCTGGGTCCTGCTCGCCACCGTCTTCCTGACCGGCGCCGCCGAACGGGTCTGGGCGATCGCCAAGGCCGCCGCCGTCCCGGCCCTGCTCCCGCCCGTCGACCCGTACGCGCCGGCCGGCGAACGCCGGCCGTCCGCCGCCAACCTGGCCACCGTCCGGACCCTGGACCACCGCACCGGGTGGGCCGCGCTGCCGCTCGGCGCCGGCGCGCTCGTGCTGCTCACCCTGCTGAACAACGTCTTCGCGGCGCTCGGATCGGACTGGCTGCGCGCCCACCAGACCACCTTCGCCGCCCTGGGTGCGGCCGCCCTGTTCGCCGTCTCGGCCACCCGGGTGTACCTCCAGGAGCTGCCCGGCGGTCCCGTCAGGGTGCCGCCGGCCTCGCCGCTGCGCGGGCTGCGCGCCCCGACCGACGCCACCCCCGGGCCCGCCCTGGCCAAGGGCCGCACCGGTGCCGCCCCGTACTTCACCTTCGCGGTCTCCGCCGGGTACGCGACGATGGCCGGCGTCGCCGCGCTGGCCCTGCTGACCGCCGTCGAGCACCGCGCCGGGCCGATCGGCTACGGCATGCTGGTGCTGGCCGCGACCGGCGTCCCCGCGCTGGGCATCCGGATCACCCGGGCCGTGCTGCCCACGCTCTCCCGCCGCCGACTGCTCGTGCTGGCGCTGCTCACCGAGGGCGTCGCACTGGTCCTGGCCGGTCTGGTGCTGGACTTCGTGCTCCTGCTGCTGCTCACCGTGCTGGCCGCGCTGGCCGCCGGCGTGGTGATCTCCACCGGCCGCAGCCTGCTCGCCCTGGAGGTCGAGGAGGCCCGGCTGCCCAAGGTCACCGAGCACCTCTACGCGGTGCTGCGGGTCGTCGTCGGCACCGCGCTGGTCGGCCTGCCGCTGATCGCCGCCGCCTACGGGGACGTCCAGTACGGCGCCCTCGAGCCCGGCTCGTTCACCTTCGTCCACGGCGGCGCGGCCCTCGCCGTCGGCACCGCCGGACTGCTCACCCTCGTGCTGGCCGCCGTCGTGCTGCTGCGCACCGACGACCGGCGCGGCACCGTGCCGTTCGGCCGGGACCTGGTCGACTCGGTGCGCGGCGCCACCGGTCCGGCCCCGCACCGGGCGGGCACCGGCTTCTTCATCGCCCTGGAGGGCGGCGACGGCGCCGGCAAGTCCACCCAGGCCCAGGCGCTCGCCGAGTGGATCCGGGGCAAGGGCCACGAGGTCGTGCTCACCCGTGAGCCCGGCGGCAGCCCGATCGGGCAGCGGCTGCGCAGCCTCGTCCTGGACGTCGGCAACACCGGCCTCTCGCACCGCGCCGAGGCGCTGATCTACGCGGCCGACCGGGCCGAGCACGTCGAGAACGTGATCCGCCCGGCGCTGGCCCGCGGCGCGGTGGTCATCACCGACCGCTACATGGACTCCTCGATCGCCTACCAGGGCGCCGGCCGCGACCTGGCCGCCACCGAGGTGGCCCGGATCTCCCGCTGGGCGACCGGCGGGCTGCTGCCCGACCTGACCGTCGTCCTGGACGTCGACCCGACCCGGGCCCGGGAGCGGTTCACCGAGGCGCTGGACCGGCTGGAGTCCGAGCCGACGGAGTTCCACCAGCGGGTGCGCTCCGGCTTCCTGGCGCTCGCCGCCGCCGATCCGGCGCGCTACCTGGTCGTCGACGGCAGCCAGGCCCCGGGCATCGTCACCACCTCCGTCCGCCACCGGCTCGACCGCGAGCTGCCGCTCTCCGAGCAGGAGAAGGCCGCCCGCGCCGAGCAGGAGCGCAAGGCCGCCGAGGAGGCCCGGCGCCGGGCCGAGGAGGAGGCCCGCAGGCGCGCCGAGGAGGAGGCCGCCGAGCGCAAGCGCCAGGAGGTGCTGGCGCAGCTCCGGGCCGAGCAGGCGGAGAAGGAGCGGCTGGCCGAGGAGGAGGCCGAGCGGGTCGCCGCCGAGGCCGCGCGCAAGGCCGCCGAGGAGGCGCGCCTGCGGGCGGAGGAGGAGGCCCGCAAGCGGGCCGAGGAAGAGGCGAAGCGGCGGGCCGAGGAAGAGGCGCGCCGGGCCGTCGAGGAGGCCGAGCGCAAGCGGCTCGCCGAGGAGGCGGCCGCCCGGGCGGAGCTCCAGCGTCAGCGGGAGCTGGCCCGGGAGGAGCAGCGGCGCCGGGCGGAGGAGGCGCTGCAGCGGGCCGAGGAGGCCCGGCTGGCGCAGGCCGCCGCGCTGGCGGCTGCCGCGGCGGCCGCCGCCGAGGCGGCGCAGCGTGCGGAGCGCGCGGGCCCGGGCGGGGACGTCCGGGGTGCCGCCGGGGCGGGCCCGGACGACGCGGTGACCACCGAGCTGCGGGTCGTGAAGGACTCCGGGCCTTCGGACCGGCGGGACGGCGGGGACGCGACCAGGGAGCTTCCGCTGCTGGGCGGGGGCGCCGCCGGGCGGTCCGGCGGGGCCGCGGGCGGCGTGGCGGACGTGGCGGAGACGGCGGTGCTGCCGGTGGTTCCGGCGGACGAGACGGCGGTGCTGCCGCGGATCCCGGCCGACGAGACGGCGGTGCTGCCGCGGGTCCCGGCGGAGGACGCCGACCGGACCGCGGTGCTGCCGAAGGTCGAGCCGGGTCGTGCCGGGGACCGGGTCGCGCCGGGCCAGGTGCCGCCGGGAGCGGCGCCGTCCGGTCAGGTTCCGCCGGGCCTCTGGCGGGACGACCGTCCGGGCGGCGGTACCCGTCCGGCGCCGGCGGAGCGTCCGGTGGACAGCACCCGCGAGCTGCCGGTGGTCGACCCGCAGCAGGAGCAGCCCGCCGCCGACCCGAGGCCCCGGCCGGACTGGGCGGAGGAGACCCCGCTCGACGATCTGCCGAGCCTCACCGACACCCTGCTCGGCACCCGCGAGGAGTGGGCCAGCTGGGGCCAGGGCGGCCAGGGCGGTCAGTCCGCCCCGTCCGGTCCGACGGGGCACGTGGGTCCGGCGGGCCCGGGCGCCGGTGACGGGAGGCGTGACGCCGGCCAGGACGACGGCAAGGGCAAGGGCCGGCGCTGGGGCCGCCGGAGCTGA